In the genome of Mangifera indica cultivar Alphonso chromosome 9, CATAS_Mindica_2.1, whole genome shotgun sequence, the window GGTTCGATAATCAGAAATTTATGTTATCGATACATTATTAATCGTtgttaatacaataaaatatatcttaataTCTTATAAAGAGTGTAACATTGAACAATGATACtattaagataataattaaCTCCAGGGAATAGTAAGTCTTTTCTTGTGTGCACGTAGATGAAATGCTATCTCTACACTTTTCGCTCTTTATATTGGCCCTTTGCatttaaaggataaaaagaaGATATTACATATCAGAATTTGAGTaacctaatttaaatataattccGAAGAtctatttatattctaattaaaatgatacaaaatagttatattaacaatataatctcttttagaagaaaaaatatagttttctTTGTAGGCATAATgaagaatagaaaaattatctcACATATGTTTGTGTTCTTctcattatatttaattgttattactaTAGCTAGTCATTAATTATAGTCTATTGGAAGTTGTAGGTggggaaatgaaaaaaaaaaaaaaactttattgttTTTGCACTCTCTTGTAACCCAATAATTATAAATACCCCAAATCCTTCACATTTTTCTCAAAacattttaaccttttttttttttttgtactatATAATGCGAGAGTCGGTGTTTTGGAGTCAATTTTCTTAACGATATTACTCCACATTAAGTCATATTTATACAACTCTCAATAGtaatctttatttgtaaatatatatatttacgtgTATGCCAAAATAAATGTCTTTTCCATGATAGAACCATAACAAAAGATTCAATGTGTGTCAATTGATCATAAGAAACTTATGTTACATATGGTGGCATTTTAAAAACATTCACAACCCTAATATTATCCTGATTTAgagcataaataatatgattataattataatagtgTTGTATAATTTTACTGAAAAATagtaacaaattttatgtatcaaagttatttgttgacaacctaatataacatatgAATGCACGTTGAGTAGACATATTTATTAGATTGGTCTatcaaaaagattttatatagataattactctaatatttatgaaatatattcttTGACAAACAGTGatacatatgatattttaatttgagaTCACCAAATCGTTCGACAATGATCAATATGATTTAACACTAATTCAACGTAATTTTTGTgaaaagattatcataatgATGGTGATTGACAAAATAACTAATGGCATAATGTAGAATGTTCTACTAAGATAaaacatgataacatatatgaTTTCATCAttccataaattttaaattaatattagagaTTAATAAAACTggtaaagtattagaattttcaaagagaatgtttgagtttgaacttttGCTACATTCGacttaccaaattttttttaattaatatactttCAAGATAATCCGCATAAGTAATACAGTATGAATTTCATTCAAAAAGTAGTCATGAAATAATAGTCTtgcataacataaaaaatcataaaattaaatcttaatggTTTAACCTACAAAATTACTTTAGAGCAATAATGTGTACCaacttttgagtacataaatatgcatatacataatatattatcatataattatgtattactttatccttaatttaaaattacctaatcacTTGGTGACATATATTAAATGtgtaattatttgtatacttaaaataagtacacataattttaataattagtttataaggaaaacaacataatcaaaaattaatattatgagcGTGTCTACCTTCGaggaaataaagaataaaatcaattaaaaataataaatagaacaatattatgttttttttttttcaattaatactgcaaaaaaaattagcattagTGAGAGGAAAACAACAAACAagtaaatatatgtttattataaatattgatttcattTGGTTTAGAATTTCGTTTGCACATAAggttaaaaattaattacctAATTGTTGTATTTAATGGGTCATGCTAATCTCAAGAAGATTGTGCCAGTGAGAGTGTGTGTCATTGAACAAATTGAATTTTAGCTCACTTAGGTAAGTTCAAATCTTATGTTATAAGTTCACaatttttcatcaataaaaccatatacacatatttttaagtacacaaatcgatatacagataatatatcattatacgattgtataattttgaattaagaataaaataatgtttagtCACACAATGATAACTCTTATATGTACCtatatatgtattcaaaagtgtgtacatataacattattcttttatttattttttatgcaagGGGCTATAGGTGAACTTCTAAGCCtttaaatatttgttgaagAGGATGTAACCCATTAGTTTAAGGTAAATAACTTGAGATTACATTATTTGTTATTAGCTAATTGCACCATGATAAGGTCTTGTCTAGACAGTTGGTCTGATTTTTGAGATAGGTCATTGGCTAATTGTTTTGTGAAAGCAACCTTGATGCTTGACTTTTGAGTCGTTCCCAGCATGAAATGAATGTAATTACATGTTGTTTATTCATTAGGGGTCACTGGGTTCACATTAGTTGCTTTTTTGGCACCAATTGCCTTTTTCTAAAATTGTGTACTTTAGTTGATATATTATGGATGATGTGGACACTCTCAATTAAAATGATCGTGAGTTGGTCCCTTTGAATATGACCAACTCATAAAAATTTAGTATCTCCTTCACAAACAATGCATTTGGTCACTTTGAATGTGATGGATCAAACAACAATCTAGAAACCTAGGTCTTGCAAACCAAACCCAACTAGCATATCCTGgctgaattaattttatttttccacattcattaattataaggattgattattgtttcaaGCTAATATAAACTACGGTCCAGGCAATTATTTCCATTAGGTCAATTAACTTGTTAATGTTTGTTTGACAATTATTTGTACTGTGTTTGGGTTTGTGCTGTGAAAATATAAGCATAACTACAAGATCATTAACCCATGGTTTATTTTCACTGGAAATATGTGGGGATTTTGAAGACTTGCTTAGCAAGTTGATGGATTAGTTTtagagataaaaagaaatggGCTATTTAAGttggaatttatttttttatttggtagATGGTAGATGTCGATGAAGATTTCCAATTAGAAAAGGAaggaattttatctttttaaccGCAGCCTGAGAACAATGATAGTACTATGGTCAAATGTAAAAATGTTCCTTGAAAAATTTTGGTACAAGTACACTTATGAAACATTTGTGTAGGTGTAGGAAATATCCTTTCAGTTGTGTGTGAATAAAGTGAACTCCAAGCATAAAGTACTAAATTATGATGTTGTTTTCAAGGAGATTGTATAGTTGGTAGTGTAAACACTTGGAAATATGATCAACTTACATTGAGAAAGGCTCTaggatggatgattatattggATGAGTTCCTTTAAGTTTGTCAAATTAAGTTGaaaggtttagggttttttgtaGTCAAATGCAATTTAAAGTTGAAGTTCCATCTTGCACTACAATTGTAAGAGATTGTTATGAGATATTCAtagagaaatgagagaaaataaagagattTTGAAGAGTAACTGTAGTAGAATTTCCCTAACCACTAACACTTAAAGATCTTTATAAAGGATTAACAATATGTGTGTTACGATTcacttttattgataataattgaCATTTGCAtaagaaaattatgaatttttccCTATCATTGATTACACATGTGAGTAGATGGGATGACAATTGAAAAAAGCTTGCTTGAATGGAGCATAAAGAAAGTCATGACTATCACAAATGATAATCTTAGCTTTGATAACGTCGTTGTTGGGTGTGTGAAGAAGTAAATAAACAATTGGAGCAGGAGTTATTTGAGTGGAGAATACATGCAAGTGTGGTGAGTTGTCCATATCGTTAACTCGATTGCGATTGATGGATTGAATTTATTGGGAAAACATATTGTTCACATTCAAAATGCAATAAGATATGTTAAAATGTCTTCGGCTAGGTtgcaaaattcaaataatatatcaaagaagagaaaattcaGCAAGCAAAAAAAAGCACAAAGAAAAGCCGCCTGTTGTGAAGATACATTCACTGTGTAATGGACTTTAGCTAGTCCTTACAAGATTATTTTTATGGTGctaaataataacaaatcaatTGGTTAATTGTTTTCTTGTTGGATTGATTAACTCTGTGAATACAtgcttgaaatttattttttctcgtCAAATTCTTTTATCATCACGTTACGCATATAtgcaataatcaaatttaaggGTGTTCTAAATTATCCAATAACTAAATCAAACCTATattcatattgaaaattgaatcgAAAAACATGTTATTTAGAAAACTAGTTCGGTTATCAGTTTAAGAATATATtgaaatggatttttttttggtcattggTTTGTctatcttttaaaattgattaactGAACTGAAccagttaaaaaataataataataattaagcaCCGAagcatttttgaaaaaattgaacagaaaaataaaacagtaGGGTAACCTtctaaattttgattcaaaactGATTAACcgtaaatttagtttgattaactGGTATTTTTTGTTTGGTTCAAAACATGTTAATCTctaaattaatttggttttgatttatgattttttctcaattgaaaatttgattcaatacaaaataatgtcaaaCTAGTTTAGTTAACTGGtatttttagtttggtttggttaattGTAATCTCAGTTAGATAAAACcacatttttcagtttgatttgataaGTAAAAAATGGTTGCATTACTTTGATATTTtgacaaattctctctctctctctattttttttttttttttaagtttgaaaaattttccaaTCGTGAGTTAACACACCTTAGGTTAGTCAATATGACACATGTATCCACAATTATCGCTCCTTGCAGACAGGTTTTCTTACTGAGCTCTTTTGTAGTTCCTACATTCATAAATAAATCTAGTGCTCAATAACACGGTTAACTGCCTTATTATTCATGTTAAGTTAATTAGCTTTTATGACCCAGTGTTTCAGCAGGGATGATTGACAATAAAATTGGCTTATCCATCTAGAGCTTTGAAATGGAAATTTGAATGGTCATTTTGCTTTCATTGTCATAACTTGACCCTCTGGAGGGTCAAGTTCATGAAGCAGGCTCTAGAGTCCTGAAGAACCTATAGGCGTTTAAATTTACATTTAACTCTGAATGAATtatcttctttaatttaatatctgaGATTAGTTAACAGCAGCATCTCTCTCTTTGAAAAAGGCAGAACTACTCCTTTCTTATATGGCTGCAGCAAAGAGATCCCTGCACTTTTCGGTAATTCTTTATCTTTGCTTGATTTCCATTGCTATCGCTCAAGATGAAAATCAGTTCATTTATCATGGCTTCAATGAAGCCAAACTGCGTCTTGGGGGCATAGCAAACGTCCTCCCCAGTGGTTTATTGCAGCTAACCAACATTTCTGAGATTCAAACTGGGCGTGCTTTCTATCAATTCCCAATCAAGTTCAACATATCTTCCTCTCAATCTCTTTCATTCTCCACCAATTTTGTATTTGCAGTAGTTCCACCAGAGTTTGATCTCAGTGGCCAGGGCATGGCTTTTGTCATCTCACCCACCACGGACTTCAGTAAAGCTGTTGCAACTGGATATTTGGGGCTCTTCAATATTTCCAACAATGGCCACTCTACAAATCATATCTTCGCGGTCGAGCTTGACACTGTACAAAGTGTTGAATTTGAAGATATTAATGGAAACCATGTGGGGATTGATGTGAACAGCCTGACTTCCGTTGACTCTGCGCCAGCAGCTTATTTTTCTGATAAAGAAGGGAAGAACGAAAGCCTGGACCTGGCTAGTGGAAATCCAACACAGATTTGGATAGACTACAATGGGGTAGAGAAATTACTCAATGTAACCCTTGCTCCAATTAGAATCCCAAAACCCAAAAAGCCTCTCTTGTCAAAATTGATCGATCTATCTGAAATTCTTTTGGACTCTATGTATGTTGGTTTCTCTGCTTCAACTGGTACCCGTGAAAGTGAGCACTACATTCTCGGGTGGAGCTTCAATGAAACTGGGCAATCACAAAGCCTTGACATTTCAAAGCTTCCTTCTCTTCCACCCACCAGGAAAGCAAGTGGGAAAACAGATCCACTGATCATCATTTTGCCTGTAGCTGCACTGGTTGTGCTTATAATAATTGGTGGAGCTGTTTACATtgtgaggaagaagaaataTGAAGAAGTATCTGAAGAGTGGGAAAAAGAATATGGTCCCCATAGGCTCTCCTATAAGAATCTGTATGAAGCAACCAAAGGCTTCAAAGACAAGGAGGTCATCGGGCAAGGCGGTTTCGGAAAGGTGTACAGAGGCGTACTTCCTTCTTCGAATGTACAAATCGCAGTCAAGAGAATCACCCTCGACTTGGATCAAGGTAT includes:
- the LOC123224831 gene encoding L-type lectin-domain containing receptor kinase I.8-like; its protein translation is MAAAKRSLHFSVILYLCLISIAIAQDENQFIYHGFNEAKLRLGGIANVLPSGLLQLTNISEIQTGRAFYQFPIKFNISSSQSLSFSTNFVFAVVPPEFDLSGQGMAFVISPTTDFSKAVATGYLGLFNISNNGHSTNHIFAVELDTVQSVEFEDINGNHVGIDVNSLTSVDSAPAAYFSDKEGKNESLDLASGNPTQIWIDYNGVEKLLNVTLAPIRIPKPKKPLLSKLIDLSEILLDSMYVGFSASTGTRESEHYILGWSFNETGQSQSLDISKLPSLPPTRKASGKTDPLIIILPVAALVVLIIIGGAVYIVRKKKYEEVSEEWEKEYGPHRLSYKNLYEATKGFKDKEVIGQGGFGKVYRGVLPSSNVQIAVKRITLDLDQGMKQFVAEIVSMGRLRHRNLVQLQGYSRRKGELLLVYEYMPNGSLDKILYSNKKPGLNWFQRFQILRGVASGLLYLHEECEQVVLHRDIKPGNILLDGDLNAKLGDFGFARLYDHGSHPQTTNLVGTVGYLAPEMLKTGKATTGTDVYAFGVCMLVVACGRKPIELGKENLVDWVVDFWYRGDILDASDPRLEGIYDRGQMSLVLKLGLYCLDYNPETRPSMKQVMQYLDGDAVLPNVAPESFMIAGFTTSNEAYETADSFQSSGENSATHIFSAIDSSITTGN